A portion of the Cryptomeria japonica chromosome 5, Sugi_1.0, whole genome shotgun sequence genome contains these proteins:
- the LOC131063734 gene encoding truncated transcription factor CAULIFLOWER A, whose amino-acid sequence MGRGKIQIKRIENPSNRQVTFSKRRVGLFKKAQELSILCSADVGLVVFSSNGKLFTQPESSNLEQILERYYFEEGRFHGDPNSPFHFKHLEAENERLHAAISHFMGENLTQLTPKDLDNLEDVLNTSISRVRSRKHEIMNQLIQREEHSLRKIEAVERESDVLQERFARLQKMVNNCNEGPALDKAFGQGKGNPLNLLPSTPALRLQPCQMNLREPEQYLQPELRLGFGSFDESG is encoded by the exons ATGGGCAGAGGAAAGATTCAGATTAAAAGAATTGAAAATCCATCAAATAGGCAGGTTACCTTCTCCAAGAGGAGAGTTGGCCTTTTCAAGAAAGCTCAAGAGCTTTCCATTTTATGTTCTGCTGATGTTGGTCTTGTTGTATTCTCCAGCAATGGAAAGCTATTCACACAACCTGAATCTtcaaa TCTAGAACAAATTTTAGAGAGGTACTATTTTGAAGAAGGGAGATTTCATGGAGATCCA AATAGTCCCTTCCATTTTAAACATTTAGAAGCTGAGAATGAGAGACTTCACGCTGCTATAAG TCACTTCATGGGGGAGAATCTTACCCAACTTACACCAAAGGATCTGGACAATCTTGAAGATGTTCTCAATACTTCAATATCTAGGGTCAGATCAAGGAAA CATGAAATTATGAATCAGCTTATTCAGCGAGAGGAGCACAGTCTACGGAAG ATTGAAGCAGTTGAAAGAGAG AGTGACGTTCTGCAAGAGAGATTTGCCCGTCTGCAAAAAATG GTGAATAATTGTAATGAAGGGCCTGCGTTGGATAAGGCATTTGGGCAAGGTAAGGGAAATCCTCTTAATTTGCTCCCCTCAACTCCTGCACTTCGTCTGCAGCCATGTCAAATGAATTTGAGAGAACCAGAACAGTATCTACAGCCTGAACTACGTTTGGG ATTTGGCAGCTTTGATGAAAGCGGTTGA